A window of the Pontibacillus yanchengensis genome harbors these coding sequences:
- the ccpA gene encoding catabolite control protein A, whose product MNVTIYDVAREANVSMATVSRVVNGNPNVKPATRKKVLDAIERLGYRPNAVARGLASKKTTTVGVIIPDISSIFFAELARGIEDIATMYNYNIILSNSDQNKEKEIHLINSMLGKQVDGLVFMGGKITEDHIREFQNASVPVVLAATVDETNTVPSVNINYEQAAYEATKTLFDHGNEHVAFVAGPIETNISDQKYSGYVKALKDSGKSYTDAYTIRGDYTYDSGIEALEQLMEMEEPPTGIFVASDEMALGVIHGAQDRGMKVPEDIEVFGFDNTRLATMVRPTLSTVVQPMYDIGAVSMRLLTKYMNNEEVTDQNVILPHRNIKRNSTKS is encoded by the coding sequence ATGAACGTAACAATATATGATGTGGCACGAGAAGCCAATGTTTCAATGGCAACAGTGTCTCGTGTAGTTAATGGGAACCCAAACGTTAAGCCAGCAACACGAAAAAAGGTGTTAGATGCAATCGAACGACTAGGTTATAGACCAAATGCCGTTGCAAGGGGCTTAGCTAGTAAGAAAACGACTACAGTTGGAGTTATTATTCCAGATATATCCAGTATATTTTTCGCTGAATTAGCACGAGGTATTGAAGATATTGCCACAATGTATAACTATAATATAATTCTAAGCAACTCAGATCAGAATAAAGAAAAAGAGATCCATTTAATTAACTCCATGCTTGGTAAACAAGTAGATGGATTAGTATTCATGGGTGGAAAAATAACAGAAGACCATATTAGAGAATTTCAAAATGCATCTGTTCCTGTTGTGCTAGCAGCTACAGTAGATGAAACCAATACCGTTCCTTCTGTGAATATCAATTATGAACAGGCAGCATATGAAGCGACAAAAACATTGTTTGATCATGGCAATGAACATGTAGCGTTTGTTGCAGGTCCAATTGAAACGAATATCAGCGACCAGAAGTATAGTGGTTATGTGAAGGCTTTGAAAGATAGCGGAAAATCATACACGGATGCCTACACAATTCGTGGAGATTACACATATGACAGTGGTATTGAAGCACTTGAGCAATTAATGGAAATGGAAGAACCTCCAACAGGTATTTTTGTAGCTTCAGATGAAATGGCTTTAGGTGTCATTCATGGGGCACAAGACCGTGGTATGAAGGTACCTGAAGATATTGAAGTATTTGGCTTTGATAATACGCGCTTAGCCACAATGGTGCGCCCAACATTATCAACTGTAGTACAACCTATGTACGATATTGGGGCAGTATCTATGCGGTTATTAACGAAGTATATGAATAATGAAGAAGTAACTGATCAAAACGTTATTCTTCCACATCGAAATATAAAAAGAAACTCAACAAAATCATAA
- the motS gene encoding flagellar motor protein MotS has translation MKLRKTTRREDKGAPKWMVTFSDMMTLILVFFILLFSMSQIDRVKFKAVAESFNNRAMFDFNPSIVEFENPSSNKENENQEIKKDGASTEESGRENNKDTNEEPNSLNDLVKEVETFLKENQLNKVISANRTDRGVVLTLQEQVLFESARADIIDDGKPFLEKVSKLLTNIPNHVKVEGHTDDRPISTFRYPSNWELSTARASSVIRYLTRVEQLDTNRFSAVGYGATRPVAPNNSPDNWEKNRRVEIVILDPNYDESQNDTPAQ, from the coding sequence ATGAAGCTTAGAAAAACCACTAGACGTGAAGATAAAGGCGCACCGAAATGGATGGTTACCTTTTCTGATATGATGACTCTAATTCTAGTGTTTTTCATTTTGTTGTTCTCGATGTCCCAAATTGATCGAGTCAAATTTAAAGCAGTAGCCGAATCGTTCAATAACCGGGCGATGTTTGACTTTAATCCCTCAATCGTTGAATTTGAGAATCCATCTAGTAATAAGGAAAATGAAAATCAAGAAATAAAAAAAGATGGAGCATCTACCGAGGAAAGTGGAAGGGAAAACAACAAGGATACGAATGAAGAACCTAATTCATTAAATGATCTTGTTAAAGAAGTTGAAACATTCTTAAAAGAAAACCAATTAAATAAGGTAATTTCTGCAAATCGTACAGATCGAGGGGTTGTTCTAACTTTACAAGAACAGGTTCTTTTTGAATCAGCTAGAGCAGATATTATTGATGACGGGAAACCTTTTTTAGAAAAAGTTAGTAAATTATTAACCAATATTCCTAATCATGTGAAAGTTGAAGGTCATACAGATGATCGACCTATATCCACGTTTCGCTATCCTTCCAATTGGGAATTATCTACAGCACGCGCAAGCAGTGTCATTCGATACTTAACTCGGGTAGAACAACTTGATACTAATCGTTTTTCCGCAGTAGGTTACGGTGCTACACGTCCTGTAGCACCTAACAATTCGCCAGATAATTGGGAGAAAAACCGACGCGTTGAAATTGTGATATTAGATCCAAACTATGATGAAAGTCAAAATGACACACCTGCACAATAA
- the motP gene encoding flagellar motor protein MotP, which yields MKRNDLLTPIGIFIGITMIMFGIFSSGGLTGVVSFVQISSIVIVLGGLAAAILINFNLEEIKLTGKVLKEAFNRDEQNLRELIDLFVRLSERARREGLLALETELDEVEDPFIRKGILLAVDGIEPEVINDIMNAEISAIEERHRRGRAIIEKAAEYAPAWGMIGTLIGLVLMLKNLEDPTTLGPNMAIALLTTFYGTVLANLVFQPMAGKLINKTDQELFMKQVTIEGVIGVQSGQNPKILEEKLSAFLSEKEKKVEPEEEEGYMEETANEA from the coding sequence ATGAAAAGAAATGATTTGTTAACTCCAATCGGTATTTTTATTGGTATTACTATGATTATGTTTGGAATTTTCTCTAGTGGAGGATTAACTGGAGTTGTTTCCTTTGTGCAAATTTCTTCAATTGTAATTGTACTTGGAGGTTTAGCTGCAGCTATTTTAATTAACTTTAATTTAGAGGAGATTAAGCTTACGGGGAAGGTGCTTAAAGAAGCATTCAATCGCGATGAGCAAAATCTTAGAGAATTAATTGACCTATTTGTACGGTTATCTGAACGAGCTAGAAGAGAAGGGCTATTAGCTTTAGAGACGGAATTGGATGAAGTAGAAGACCCATTTATTCGAAAGGGAATTTTACTTGCAGTAGATGGGATAGAACCTGAAGTCATAAATGATATTATGAATGCAGAGATTTCAGCCATTGAAGAAAGACACCGTCGAGGTAGAGCTATCATTGAAAAAGCTGCTGAATATGCACCGGCATGGGGAATGATTGGTACGTTGATTGGATTAGTCCTGATGCTTAAAAACTTAGAAGATCCAACAACACTAGGACCAAATATGGCGATAGCACTCTTAACGACATTCTACGGAACAGTGTTAGCTAATCTTGTATTTCAACCTATGGCAGGTAAGCTTATTAACAAAACCGATCAAGAACTATTTATGAAGCAAGTCACGATAGAAGGTGTCATCGGTGTACAATCCGGCCAAAATCCAAAAATCCTTGAAGAGAAGCTAAGTGCTTTCTTGTCAGAAAAAGAAAAGAAAGTAGAACCTGAAGAGGAAGAGGGTTATATGGAGGAAACGGCTAATGAAGCTTAG